A part of Manduca sexta isolate Smith_Timp_Sample1 chromosome 10, JHU_Msex_v1.0, whole genome shotgun sequence genomic DNA contains:
- the LOC115455853 gene encoding uncharacterized protein PF11_0213 isoform X3, translating into MMRVLLSCVVIETIYFRNFSFFLADIDMEIYDGKKQHQQSSKSSRSPSPESPPDTSPEQDEAYQPVLRTPPPSRAGPPPSPPVPTNPVAPVAPEPSAPLPLMPCLVCGRTFVPQSLAKHVKICEKMTVKKRKTFDSSRQRREGTDLEQYLPKNFGLPENSPFLEKSPPNTAKPTPKTKPHSVRSAIMKPAAELQKCPHCARAFGVRAFERHVEWCADKAKILPAAPAHAAPHIADAKQRLNARTQYKAPPVRQRKSSQTREKSSNSRSASVDSSRGVSPPPPREYGDYRQGRIRASESMSSNDCHEDTSPHVPVIRNSRNSQNNSSGDANVKARQARLARDLSSSRNTQNPRSSSIQQSRTDPNIKKSQPESKPKTRMNVKKQQQLKKLEAIASKYSEDKKNEQKDNSKIRREKSLIPVPKKIKKKSETVAPTNNPPIETVLIKEEIKEVKVNTLKQKKPIHLLEATSQISLKDKTLDKKIEKKLLNKEKVDPLTITKESTMSLDSLEECPQSGSSHKDSLYNLNTELLCVPCVLHNTTNEKQYKRSSSKNKSKVNHHVKNIDSNIIEPKVELLYRNPIVVSSCDIMIPECYDDKNCSQKDLAFNSPVESILPDSLNLDNTESSICLKNYNYDDDNKKNCLLNSETNNVIEDANFESEELNNLSAENIEENYEHDLSEELFNDSADNNFEENEEKRHGSGETYTKFTENPADLDEFMIMTDKLLHNRNLNETKFEIEKNVENFHTPKTNSLETINQSVMGTIDTEGKEEPTRNFSDNFEQLKNDLKELLGDADNDVKRKLNIEEFNEDKINRQVSDMEHITVYELKFYEEESNKDNITGDYDERNSSPEFKLPSITSRNKLDTKIPQNRKKLQKIYQPNRKNRVINAQTRANKEYQTFIVKENVDSDNQSISSEAPPLKLPRIENKSSNNIVNDNLFPSSVKRSTSLLDSIQKKSVQKTEYAKGRNKTEQLEQDIMQSLKDFDKFYESEKIDSCHSSKETVNYSVNANVNTVKREPLAKLDRKPKKKETISNGNYTPNGKSSNDSAYSRLVSLNRISPAKLTICNKEPNGLPPMDKCPISSDTGSSHKEDNRSISSEEFLAMERSAEIDGASPQSEQHTNYKELDNHALNDKRTSSRSSSRRSSTWKPHGSLSSSGSEASLHARQCAGAPAPAPRLSRFCHECGRKFPVDTAKFCIECGVKRLLV; encoded by the exons GTAAAAAGCAACACCAACAGTCTTCGAAGTCATCCCGCTCACCATCGCCCGAGTCTCCACCAGACACATCACCAGAACAGGATGAGGCCTACCAGCCGGTGCTTCGGACGCCGCCTCCGAGCCGCGCGGGTCCCCCTCCATCGCCACCAGTGCCCACGAACCCAGTGGCGCCCGTGGCTCCGGAACCATCAGCCCCTCTCCCCTTGATGCCGTGCCTCGTCTGTGGACGGACCTTCGTGCCGCAGTCGCTCGCGAAACATGTGAAGATATGCGAGAAGATGACTGTTAAGAAACGAAAGACGTTCGACTCTTCAAGGCAGAGACGAGAAG GTACGGATCTGGAACAATACTTGCCAAAGAACTTCGGTCTTCCAGAAAACAGCCCGTTCCTTGAGAAAAGTCCGCCAAACACGGCTAAACCCACGCCAAAAACTAAGCCACATTCTGTGAGAAGTGCTATCATGAAG CCAGCCGCAGAGCTGCAAAAGTGTCCGCACTGCGCACGCGCATTCGGCGTGCGCGCGTTCGAGCGGCACGTGGAGTGGTGCGCGGACAAGGCGAAGATCctgcccgccgcgcccgcgcacgccgcgccgcacaTCGCCGACGCCAAGCAGCGCCTCAATGCGCGCACGCAGTACAAGGCGCCACCCGTCAGGCAGCGCAA ATCATCCCAAACACGCGAAAAGTCATCCAACAGCAGATCGGCGTCTGTAGACTCCTCGCGCGGGGTGTCGCCTCCGCCGCCCAGGGAATATGGTGATTACAGACAAGGACGTATTAGAGCTTCAG AATCTATGTCAAGTAATGATTGTCACGAAGACACATCTCCTCATGTGCCCGTGATAAGAAACTCGAGAAATTCACAAAACAACTCATCAGGCGACGCAAATGTCAAAGCAAGGCAGGCGAGACTCGCCAGAGATCTTAGCAGTTCTAG AAATACCCAAAATCCTCGATCCTCCTCTATCCAACAAAGTCGTACTGATCCGAATATAAAAAAGTCTCAACCGGAAAGTAAACCCAAAACAAGAATGAACGTCAAAAAGCAACAACAGTTGAAAAAGCTTGAAGCTATTGCAAGTAAATATAGTGAAGACAAAAAGAATGAACAGAAGGATAATTCAAAGATCAGGCGCGAAAAAAGTCTTATTCCAGtaccaaaaaaaatcaaaaaaaaatctgaaacagTAGCTCCTACCAATAATCCACCAATTGAAACAGTTTTAATTAAGGAAGAAATCAAAGAAGTAAAAGTGAATACTCTTAAACAAAAGAAACCGATACATTTATTAGAAGCTACCTCTCAAATTTCCCTGAAAGATAAGACATTAGACAAGAAGAtagaaaagaaattattaaataaagaaaaggtTGATCCACTTACAATCACCAAGGAAAGTACCATGAGTTTAGATAGTCTTGAAGAATGCCCACAGAGTGGAAGTAGTCACAAAGATTCTTTATATAACTTAAATACGGAACTACTTTGTGTTCCTTGTGTATTACACAACACGACTAATGAGAAGCAATATAAAAGATCTAGTAGCAAAAATAAATCCAAAGTTAATCATCacgtaaaaaatatagatagtaATATTATTGAGCCTAAAGTAGAATTACTTTATAGAAATCCAATTGTTGTTAGCTCTTGTGATATAATGATTCCAGAATGCTACGATGATAAGAACTGTTCACAAAAAGACTTAGCTTTTAATTCACCAGTAGAATCCATTTTGCCGGACAGTCTTAATCTTGATAATACCGAGTCGTCAATTtgtcttaaaaattataattatgacgatgacaataaaaaaaattgtttattaaatagtgaaaCTAATAATGTTATTGAAGATGCAAACTTCGAATCTGAGGAGCTTAATAATTTATCAGCtgaaaatattgaagaaaactaTGAACACGATCTAAGTGaagaattatttaatgattctgCTGACAACAATTTTGAAGAAAACGAAGAAAAAAGACATGGTAGTGGCGAAACTTATACAAAGTTCACAGAAAATCCTGCAGATCTAGATGAATTTATGATTATGActgataaattattacataatcgGAACTTAAATGAAACCAAatttgaaatagaaaaaaatgtagaGAATTTTCATACTCCTAAAACAAATTCATTAGAAACAATCAATCAGTCTGTTATGGGAACTATTGATACTGAAGGTAAAGAGGAACCGACGCGGAATTTTTCCGATAATtttgaacaattaaaaaatgatttaaaagaatTACTTGGAGATGCTGACAATGATGTGAAAcgcaaattaaatattgaagagTTTAACGAAGATAAAATTAACAGACAAGTTTCTGATATGGAACACATTACTGTGTATGAACTTAAGTTTTATGAAGAGGAATCAAACAAAGATAATATCACAGGCGATTATGATGAAAGAAATAGTTCCCCTGAATTTAAACTACCGTCTATAACATCAAGAAATAAATTAGACACAAAAATTCCTCAAAATCGCAAAaagttgcaaaaaatatatcagccTAACCGCAAGAATAGAGTAATAAATGCACAAACACGCGCTAATAAAGAATACCAAACGTTTATTGTTAAGGAAAATGTAGACAGTGACAATCAATCCATTTCATCAGAAGCGCCACCTTTAAAATTACCTAGAATAGAAAACAAGAG CAGTAATAACATTGTCAATGACAACCTGTTCCCATCCTCTGTGAAACGTTCCACGTCCCTCCTGGATTCAATCCAAAAGAAAAGCGTGCAGAAAACAGAGTATGCAAAGGGTCGCAACAAAACAGAGCAGCTCGAACAAGACATAATGCAGTCGCTTAAAGATTTCGATAAATTTTACGAATCCGAAAAGATTGACAGTTGCCATTCAAGCAAAGAAACAGTCAACTATAGCGTGAATGCAAACGTTAATACAGTGAAACGCGAACCTCTAGCGAAATTGGATCGTAAACCGAAGAAAAAAGAAACTATATCAAATGGAAATTACACACCGAATGGCAAATCGAGCAATGATTCAGCTTATAGCAGGTTAGTCAG CTTAAACCGAATATCGCCTGCGAAATTAACGATCTGCAATAAGGAACCTAATGGACTTCCACCAATGGATAAATGTCCCATAAGTTCGGATACTGGTAGCAGTCATAAAGAGGACAACAGGTCTATTTCTAGCGAAGAGTTTCTGGCGATGGAACGATCTGCTGAAATCGACGGCGCGTCTCCACAATCGGAGCAACATacaaattacaaagaattggaTAATCATGCACTCAATg ACAAACGCACAAGCTCCCGTTCGTCGTCGCGGCGCAGCTCGACGTGGAAGCCGCACGGGTCGCTGAGCTCGAGCGGGTCGGAGGCGTCGCTGCACGCGCGGCAGTGCGCAGGCGCaccggcgccggcgccgcgtCTCTCTCGCTTCTGCCACGAATGCGGCAGGAAATTCCCCGTCGACACCGCCAAATTTTGCATTGAATGCGGTGTCAAACGACTACTAGTTTAA
- the LOC115455853 gene encoding uncharacterized protein PF11_0213 isoform X5, which produces MPCGIKFRRKKGKKQHQQSSKSSRSPSPESPPDTSPEQDEAYQPVLRTPPPSRAGPPPSPPVPTNPVAPVAPEPSAPLPLMPCLVCGRTFVPQSLAKHVKICEKMTVKKRKTFDSSRQRREGMKATNSNTGTDLEQYLPKNFGLPENSPFLEKSPPNTAKPTPKTKPHSVRSAIMKPAAELQKCPHCARAFGVRAFERHVEWCADKAKILPAAPAHAAPHIADAKQRLNARTQYKAPPVRQRKSSQTREKSSNSRSASVDSSRGVSPPPPREYGDYRQGRIRASESMSSNDCHEDTSPHVPVIRNSRNSQNNSSGDANVKARQARLARDLSSSRNTQNPRSSSIQQSRTDPNIKKSQPESKPKTRMNVKKQQQLKKLEAIASKYSEDKKNEQKDNSKIRREKSLIPVPKKIKKKSETVAPTNNPPIETVLIKEEIKEVKVNTLKQKKPIHLLEATSQISLKDKTLDKKIEKKLLNKEKVDPLTITKESTMSLDSLEECPQSGSSHKDSLYNLNTELLCVPCVLHNTTNEKQYKRSSSKNKSKVNHHVKNIDSNIIEPKVELLYRNPIVVSSCDIMIPECYDDKNCSQKDLAFNSPVESILPDSLNLDNTESSICLKNYNYDDDNKKNCLLNSETNNVIEDANFESEELNNLSAENIEENYEHDLSEELFNDSADNNFEENEEKRHGSGETYTKFTENPADLDEFMIMTDKLLHNRNLNETKFEIEKNVENFHTPKTNSLETINQSVMGTIDTEGKEEPTRNFSDNFEQLKNDLKELLGDADNDVKRKLNIEEFNEDKINRQVSDMEHITVYELKFYEEESNKDNITGDYDERNSSPEFKLPSITSRNKLDTKIPQNRKKLQKIYQPNRKNRVINAQTRANKEYQTFIVKENVDSDNQSISSEAPPLKLPRIENKSSNNIVNDNLFPSSVKRSTSLLDSIQKKSVQKTEYAKGRNKTEQLEQDIMQSLKDFDKFYESEKIDSCHSSKETVNYSVNANVNTVKREPLAKLDRKPKKKETISNGNYTPNGKSSNDSAYSRLVSLNRISPAKLTICNKEPNGLPPMDKCPISSDTGSSHKEDNRSISSEEFLAMERSAEIDGASPQSEQHTNYKELDNHALNDKRTSSRSSSRRSSTWKPHGSLSSSGSEASLHARQCAGAPAPAPRLSRFCHECGRKFPVDTAKFCIECGVKRLLV; this is translated from the exons GTAAAAAGCAACACCAACAGTCTTCGAAGTCATCCCGCTCACCATCGCCCGAGTCTCCACCAGACACATCACCAGAACAGGATGAGGCCTACCAGCCGGTGCTTCGGACGCCGCCTCCGAGCCGCGCGGGTCCCCCTCCATCGCCACCAGTGCCCACGAACCCAGTGGCGCCCGTGGCTCCGGAACCATCAGCCCCTCTCCCCTTGATGCCGTGCCTCGTCTGTGGACGGACCTTCGTGCCGCAGTCGCTCGCGAAACATGTGAAGATATGCGAGAAGATGACTGTTAAGAAACGAAAGACGTTCGACTCTTCAAGGCAGAGACGAGAAG GTATGAAGGCGACAAACAGTAATACCG GTACGGATCTGGAACAATACTTGCCAAAGAACTTCGGTCTTCCAGAAAACAGCCCGTTCCTTGAGAAAAGTCCGCCAAACACGGCTAAACCCACGCCAAAAACTAAGCCACATTCTGTGAGAAGTGCTATCATGAAG CCAGCCGCAGAGCTGCAAAAGTGTCCGCACTGCGCACGCGCATTCGGCGTGCGCGCGTTCGAGCGGCACGTGGAGTGGTGCGCGGACAAGGCGAAGATCctgcccgccgcgcccgcgcacgccgcgccgcacaTCGCCGACGCCAAGCAGCGCCTCAATGCGCGCACGCAGTACAAGGCGCCACCCGTCAGGCAGCGCAA ATCATCCCAAACACGCGAAAAGTCATCCAACAGCAGATCGGCGTCTGTAGACTCCTCGCGCGGGGTGTCGCCTCCGCCGCCCAGGGAATATGGTGATTACAGACAAGGACGTATTAGAGCTTCAG AATCTATGTCAAGTAATGATTGTCACGAAGACACATCTCCTCATGTGCCCGTGATAAGAAACTCGAGAAATTCACAAAACAACTCATCAGGCGACGCAAATGTCAAAGCAAGGCAGGCGAGACTCGCCAGAGATCTTAGCAGTTCTAG AAATACCCAAAATCCTCGATCCTCCTCTATCCAACAAAGTCGTACTGATCCGAATATAAAAAAGTCTCAACCGGAAAGTAAACCCAAAACAAGAATGAACGTCAAAAAGCAACAACAGTTGAAAAAGCTTGAAGCTATTGCAAGTAAATATAGTGAAGACAAAAAGAATGAACAGAAGGATAATTCAAAGATCAGGCGCGAAAAAAGTCTTATTCCAGtaccaaaaaaaatcaaaaaaaaatctgaaacagTAGCTCCTACCAATAATCCACCAATTGAAACAGTTTTAATTAAGGAAGAAATCAAAGAAGTAAAAGTGAATACTCTTAAACAAAAGAAACCGATACATTTATTAGAAGCTACCTCTCAAATTTCCCTGAAAGATAAGACATTAGACAAGAAGAtagaaaagaaattattaaataaagaaaaggtTGATCCACTTACAATCACCAAGGAAAGTACCATGAGTTTAGATAGTCTTGAAGAATGCCCACAGAGTGGAAGTAGTCACAAAGATTCTTTATATAACTTAAATACGGAACTACTTTGTGTTCCTTGTGTATTACACAACACGACTAATGAGAAGCAATATAAAAGATCTAGTAGCAAAAATAAATCCAAAGTTAATCATCacgtaaaaaatatagatagtaATATTATTGAGCCTAAAGTAGAATTACTTTATAGAAATCCAATTGTTGTTAGCTCTTGTGATATAATGATTCCAGAATGCTACGATGATAAGAACTGTTCACAAAAAGACTTAGCTTTTAATTCACCAGTAGAATCCATTTTGCCGGACAGTCTTAATCTTGATAATACCGAGTCGTCAATTtgtcttaaaaattataattatgacgatgacaataaaaaaaattgtttattaaatagtgaaaCTAATAATGTTATTGAAGATGCAAACTTCGAATCTGAGGAGCTTAATAATTTATCAGCtgaaaatattgaagaaaactaTGAACACGATCTAAGTGaagaattatttaatgattctgCTGACAACAATTTTGAAGAAAACGAAGAAAAAAGACATGGTAGTGGCGAAACTTATACAAAGTTCACAGAAAATCCTGCAGATCTAGATGAATTTATGATTATGActgataaattattacataatcgGAACTTAAATGAAACCAAatttgaaatagaaaaaaatgtagaGAATTTTCATACTCCTAAAACAAATTCATTAGAAACAATCAATCAGTCTGTTATGGGAACTATTGATACTGAAGGTAAAGAGGAACCGACGCGGAATTTTTCCGATAATtttgaacaattaaaaaatgatttaaaagaatTACTTGGAGATGCTGACAATGATGTGAAAcgcaaattaaatattgaagagTTTAACGAAGATAAAATTAACAGACAAGTTTCTGATATGGAACACATTACTGTGTATGAACTTAAGTTTTATGAAGAGGAATCAAACAAAGATAATATCACAGGCGATTATGATGAAAGAAATAGTTCCCCTGAATTTAAACTACCGTCTATAACATCAAGAAATAAATTAGACACAAAAATTCCTCAAAATCGCAAAaagttgcaaaaaatatatcagccTAACCGCAAGAATAGAGTAATAAATGCACAAACACGCGCTAATAAAGAATACCAAACGTTTATTGTTAAGGAAAATGTAGACAGTGACAATCAATCCATTTCATCAGAAGCGCCACCTTTAAAATTACCTAGAATAGAAAACAAGAG CAGTAATAACATTGTCAATGACAACCTGTTCCCATCCTCTGTGAAACGTTCCACGTCCCTCCTGGATTCAATCCAAAAGAAAAGCGTGCAGAAAACAGAGTATGCAAAGGGTCGCAACAAAACAGAGCAGCTCGAACAAGACATAATGCAGTCGCTTAAAGATTTCGATAAATTTTACGAATCCGAAAAGATTGACAGTTGCCATTCAAGCAAAGAAACAGTCAACTATAGCGTGAATGCAAACGTTAATACAGTGAAACGCGAACCTCTAGCGAAATTGGATCGTAAACCGAAGAAAAAAGAAACTATATCAAATGGAAATTACACACCGAATGGCAAATCGAGCAATGATTCAGCTTATAGCAGGTTAGTCAG CTTAAACCGAATATCGCCTGCGAAATTAACGATCTGCAATAAGGAACCTAATGGACTTCCACCAATGGATAAATGTCCCATAAGTTCGGATACTGGTAGCAGTCATAAAGAGGACAACAGGTCTATTTCTAGCGAAGAGTTTCTGGCGATGGAACGATCTGCTGAAATCGACGGCGCGTCTCCACAATCGGAGCAACATacaaattacaaagaattggaTAATCATGCACTCAATg ACAAACGCACAAGCTCCCGTTCGTCGTCGCGGCGCAGCTCGACGTGGAAGCCGCACGGGTCGCTGAGCTCGAGCGGGTCGGAGGCGTCGCTGCACGCGCGGCAGTGCGCAGGCGCaccggcgccggcgccgcgtCTCTCTCGCTTCTGCCACGAATGCGGCAGGAAATTCCCCGTCGACACCGCCAAATTTTGCATTGAATGCGGTGTCAAACGACTACTAGTTTAA
- the LOC115455853 gene encoding GATA zinc finger domain-containing protein 14 isoform X7, whose product MMRVLLSCVVIETIYFRNFSFFLADIDMEIYDGKKQHQQSSKSSRSPSPESPPDTSPEQDEAYQPVLRTPPPSRAGPPPSPPVPTNPVAPVAPEPSAPLPLMPCLVCGRTFVPQSLAKHVKICEKMTVKKRKTFDSSRQRREGMKATNSNTGTDLEQYLPKNFGLPENSPFLEKSPPNTAKPTPKTKPHSVRSAIMKPAAELQKCPHCARAFGVRAFERHVEWCADKAKILPAAPAHAAPHIADAKQRLNARTQYKAPPVRQRKSSQTREKSSNSRSASVDSSRGVSPPPPREYGDYRQGRIRASESMSSNDCHEDTSPHVPVIRNSRNSQNNSSGDANVKARQARLARDLSSSRLDDNYDPFESAARQMKELMSSETNVPKQIQISAKDSRTLPILRPTKDKMSTSYLSPNNTKMMKDTLNKTYQKTPTLQRMKSFGSTNSENNNSSFGGRCSSFRINRNDKKASPKLNTTFTKSSKENISTSEKNSFTRNSNLNRSFSSYTASSYSTPKPKDKMPKIATSMYHSFQRSTIAQPVKLDKINRDDQKKDFVNLDVILTDDNSSMTDSNYIDPRLINENDNLPINVNTILNNPDIISSMESLLTTENLPAKFESFSTICNNNKINGLTKSNNKLEKIETNNNINKSHTLPINDIASQYEKIMSSLEQSIASKTSVRDDDSLCEDFDLEEFMTSFDDEINKHKTENKRTCSSTTRVVKQSEYTQSNRTSELSSVSSSPKMMNGMIPVNKSMSLNFSSNNIVNDNLFPSSVKRSTSLLDSIQKKSVQKTEYAKGRNKTEQLEQDIMQSLKDFDKFYESEKIDSCHSSKETVNYSVNANVNTVKREPLAKLDRKPKKKETISNGNYTPNGKSSNDSAYSRLVSLNRISPAKLTICNKEPNGLPPMDKCPISSDTGSSHKEDNRSISSEEFLAMERSAEIDGASPQSEQHTNYKELDNHALNDKRTSSRSSSRRSSTWKPHGSLSSSGSEASLHARQCAGAPAPAPRLSRFCHECGRKFPVDTAKFCIECGVKRLLV is encoded by the exons GTAAAAAGCAACACCAACAGTCTTCGAAGTCATCCCGCTCACCATCGCCCGAGTCTCCACCAGACACATCACCAGAACAGGATGAGGCCTACCAGCCGGTGCTTCGGACGCCGCCTCCGAGCCGCGCGGGTCCCCCTCCATCGCCACCAGTGCCCACGAACCCAGTGGCGCCCGTGGCTCCGGAACCATCAGCCCCTCTCCCCTTGATGCCGTGCCTCGTCTGTGGACGGACCTTCGTGCCGCAGTCGCTCGCGAAACATGTGAAGATATGCGAGAAGATGACTGTTAAGAAACGAAAGACGTTCGACTCTTCAAGGCAGAGACGAGAAG GTATGAAGGCGACAAACAGTAATACCG GTACGGATCTGGAACAATACTTGCCAAAGAACTTCGGTCTTCCAGAAAACAGCCCGTTCCTTGAGAAAAGTCCGCCAAACACGGCTAAACCCACGCCAAAAACTAAGCCACATTCTGTGAGAAGTGCTATCATGAAG CCAGCCGCAGAGCTGCAAAAGTGTCCGCACTGCGCACGCGCATTCGGCGTGCGCGCGTTCGAGCGGCACGTGGAGTGGTGCGCGGACAAGGCGAAGATCctgcccgccgcgcccgcgcacgccgcgccgcacaTCGCCGACGCCAAGCAGCGCCTCAATGCGCGCACGCAGTACAAGGCGCCACCCGTCAGGCAGCGCAA ATCATCCCAAACACGCGAAAAGTCATCCAACAGCAGATCGGCGTCTGTAGACTCCTCGCGCGGGGTGTCGCCTCCGCCGCCCAGGGAATATGGTGATTACAGACAAGGACGTATTAGAGCTTCAG AATCTATGTCAAGTAATGATTGTCACGAAGACACATCTCCTCATGTGCCCGTGATAAGAAACTCGAGAAATTCACAAAACAACTCATCAGGCGACGCAAATGTCAAAGCAAGGCAGGCGAGACTCGCCAGAGATCTTAGCAGTTCTAG ACTTGACGATAACTATGACCCATTCGAATCAGCTGCTAGGCAAATGAAGGAGCTCATGTCTTCAGAAACCAATGTCCCCAAACAAATACAAATCTCAGCCAAAGATTCCAGAACCCTTCCAATCCTACGTCCCACAAAAGACAAAATGTCTACATCTTACCTTAGTCCAAATAATACTAAGATGATGAAAGACACACTTAATAAAACTTATCAAAAAACTCCAACTCTTCAAAGAATGAAATCTTTCGGTAGCACAAACAGCGAAAACAATAATAGCTCATTTGGCGGTCGATGTAGTTCTTTCAGAATAAACAGGAACGACAAAAAGGCTAGCCCGAAATTAAATACAACATTTACAAAATCTAGCAAAGAGAACATTAGTACTTCGGAGAAAAACTCATTTACCCGGAATAGTAACTTAAATAGATCTTTCTCTAGTTACACTGCTTCTAGTTACAGCACACCAAAACCGAAAGATAAAATGCCAAAAATTGCCACGTCTATGTATCACAGTTTCCAGAGATCGACAATCGCACAACCAgttaaattagataaaattaatagagATGACCAAAAGAAAGACTTTGTCAATCTTGATGTTATACTCACTGATGATAATTCATCAATGACTGATAGTAACTATATTGACCCTCGGCTTATAAATGAAAACGATAATTTGCCTATAAATGTAAATACGATTTTAAACAATCCCGATATAATTAGCAGTATGGAGTCTCTCCTTACAACAGAAAATTTACCAGCTAAATTCGAGTCTTTTAGTACcatatgtaataataacaaaattaatggaCTTACAAAATCCAATAACAAACTAGAGAAAATCGagaccaataataatattaacaaatctCACACATTGCCAATAAACGACATAGCTTCACAATACGAGAAAATTATGTCTTCCTTAGAACAAAGTATAGCTTCAAAGACCTCCGTTAGAGACGACGATTCTCTATGCGAGGACTTTGATCTTGAAGAGTTTATGACTTCTTTCGATGACGAAATAAATAAGCACAAGACAGAAAACAAACGTACGTGTAGCTCTACCACTAGGGTAGTTAAACAGTCTGAATACACACAAAGTAACAGGACCTCGGAATTAAGTAGTGTCAGTTCGTCCCCCAAAATGATGAACGGCATGATTCCTGTTAACAAATCAATGTCTCTTAATTTTAGCAGTAATAACATTGTCAATGACAACCTGTTCCCATCCTCTGTGAAACGTTCCACGTCCCTCCTGGATTCAATCCAAAAGAAAAGCGTGCAGAAAACAGAGTATGCAAAGGGTCGCAACAAAACAGAGCAGCTCGAACAAGACATAATGCAGTCGCTTAAAGATTTCGATAAATTTTACGAATCCGAAAAGATTGACAGTTGCCATTCAAGCAAAGAAACAGTCAACTATAGCGTGAATGCAAACGTTAATACAGTGAAACGCGAACCTCTAGCGAAATTGGATCGTAAACCGAAGAAAAAAGAAACTATATCAAATGGAAATTACACACCGAATGGCAAATCGAGCAATGATTCAGCTTATAGCAGGTTAGTCAG CTTAAACCGAATATCGCCTGCGAAATTAACGATCTGCAATAAGGAACCTAATGGACTTCCACCAATGGATAAATGTCCCATAAGTTCGGATACTGGTAGCAGTCATAAAGAGGACAACAGGTCTATTTCTAGCGAAGAGTTTCTGGCGATGGAACGATCTGCTGAAATCGACGGCGCGTCTCCACAATCGGAGCAACATacaaattacaaagaattggaTAATCATGCACTCAATg ACAAACGCACAAGCTCCCGTTCGTCGTCGCGGCGCAGCTCGACGTGGAAGCCGCACGGGTCGCTGAGCTCGAGCGGGTCGGAGGCGTCGCTGCACGCGCGGCAGTGCGCAGGCGCaccggcgccggcgccgcgtCTCTCTCGCTTCTGCCACGAATGCGGCAGGAAATTCCCCGTCGACACCGCCAAATTTTGCATTGAATGCGGTGTCAAACGACTACTAGTTTAA